The Ruania alba genome window below encodes:
- a CDS encoding histone-like nucleoid-structuring protein Lsr2: MAQKVRVLLIDDIDGSDAEETVTFGLDGVTYEIDLNDKNAAKLRDDLAKWVGAGRRSGGRKTTGRRVGGSRSSGSDAQKIREWAKQNGYKVSERGRVSAEIREAYAKAH; the protein is encoded by the coding sequence ATGGCCCAGAAGGTCCGCGTTCTACTCATTGACGACATTGATGGTTCGGACGCCGAGGAGACGGTCACGTTCGGGCTCGACGGTGTGACCTATGAGATTGATCTGAACGACAAGAATGCAGCAAAGCTGCGCGACGATCTTGCGAAGTGGGTCGGAGCCGGTCGGCGTTCGGGTGGCCGTAAGACCACCGGTCGCAGGGTGGGCGGCTCGCGTTCGTCCGGTTCGGACGCGCAGAAGATTCGCGAATGGGCGAAGCAGAACGGGTACAAGGTCAGCGAGCGGGGCCGTGTCTCGGCCGAGATCCGTGAGGCCTACGCGAAGGCGCACTGA
- the phoU gene encoding phosphate signaling complex protein PhoU — MRAIFEQELGQVGEGLLQMARQVQAAVRDASTALETADLQLAEQVIAADDAIDTIERELDERCVTLLARQQPVATDLRVIVSGLRMSASIERMGDLARHIAQVTRMRYPEHALPDQARELFAELATAANGVAANVVALLENHDLELAAAIEREDDVLDTLHQRTFTTTLADNWTGSVPQTVDVTLLARFYERFGDHAVSVAQRISYLVTGDLDVTTSD, encoded by the coding sequence GTGCGAGCGATCTTCGAGCAGGAGCTGGGCCAGGTAGGTGAAGGCCTGCTGCAGATGGCCCGTCAGGTCCAGGCAGCGGTGCGAGACGCCTCGACGGCTCTGGAGACGGCAGACCTGCAGCTGGCCGAGCAGGTCATCGCGGCCGACGATGCGATCGACACGATCGAGCGTGAGCTCGACGAACGGTGCGTGACCCTGCTCGCCCGGCAGCAACCGGTCGCCACCGACCTGCGCGTCATCGTCTCCGGACTACGAATGAGCGCCTCGATCGAGCGGATGGGCGACCTGGCGCGGCACATCGCACAGGTGACCCGGATGCGGTATCCCGAGCACGCGCTGCCCGACCAGGCCCGCGAGCTGTTCGCCGAGCTGGCCACCGCGGCCAACGGTGTCGCTGCGAACGTGGTCGCGCTCCTGGAGAACCACGACCTGGAGCTCGCCGCGGCGATCGAGCGGGAGGACGATGTGCTGGACACCTTGCACCAGCGCACCTTCACCACCACGCTCGCCGACAACTGGACCGGCTCGGTGCCGCAGACGGTGGACGTGACGCTGCTCGCGCGCTTCTACGAGCGGTTCGGCGATCACGCGGTCTCCGTGGCCCAGCGCATCTCCTACCTCGTCACCGGCGACCTGGACGTCACCACCTCGGACTGA
- a CDS encoding phosphoglyceromutase, giving the protein MTYTLVLLRHGESEWNAKNLFTGWVDVPLSETGTEEARRGGHLLTDAGVLPDVLHTSLLRRAITTANLALDAADRHWIPVKRSWRLNERHYGALQGKDKKQIRDEFGEEQFMTWRRSYDVPPPEIEAGSEYSQDADPRYTGEPTPATECLKDVLERALPYWEAEVVPDLKEGKVVLVAAHGNSLRAIIKHLDGIDDETIAGLNVPTGIPLLYELDENLTPLTKGGRYLDPQAAEDAIAAVANQGR; this is encoded by the coding sequence ATGACCTACACGCTCGTACTGCTCCGCCACGGCGAGAGCGAATGGAATGCCAAGAACCTGTTCACCGGCTGGGTCGACGTGCCTCTCTCCGAGACCGGTACGGAGGAGGCCCGCCGCGGCGGACACCTGCTCACCGACGCCGGTGTCCTGCCGGACGTGCTGCACACGTCCCTGCTGCGCCGTGCGATCACGACGGCGAACCTCGCCCTGGATGCTGCGGACCGGCACTGGATCCCCGTCAAGCGTTCCTGGCGCCTGAACGAACGTCACTACGGCGCACTGCAGGGCAAGGACAAGAAGCAGATACGCGACGAGTTCGGGGAGGAGCAGTTCATGACCTGGCGGCGCTCCTACGACGTGCCGCCGCCGGAGATCGAGGCCGGTTCGGAGTACTCCCAGGACGCCGACCCGCGATACACCGGTGAGCCGACCCCGGCCACCGAGTGCCTCAAGGATGTGCTCGAGCGTGCCCTGCCCTACTGGGAGGCCGAGGTGGTACCGGACCTCAAGGAGGGCAAGGTGGTGCTGGTCGCCGCGCACGGGAACTCGCTGCGCGCCATCATCAAGCACCTGGACGGCATCGATGACGAGACCATCGCTGGGTTGAACGTGCCCACCGGGATCCCGCTGCTGTACGAGCTCGACGAGAACCTGACGCCGCTCACCAAGGGTGGGCGCTACCTCGACCCGCAGGCGGCCGAGGATGCCATCGCCGCAGTAGCCAACCAGGGTCGCTGA
- a CDS encoding lactonase family protein, with protein MTVSRTFCIGTKGTGPGQGIWRYQHRLGSPWGDRSPDLLVEAPASHFLAFHPSAERLYAVAEGTDGSVASFDVNADCMLRPTATVATGGAAPCHLLVHPFGQWLYAANYGNGVLTAIPLDEAGDVTEDVLTYHHSGSGPHPKRQQGSHAHFTAISQDGAWLIVTDLGTDQLRAYPLDQGRPIDDPVLTALPPGCGPRHLVVSPGFLYVAGELSGEIVTLAWDEQQGQGQVVDRCAASTREGDHFLSHIERHHDHLVVGVRGSNTLSTLRIRSDATPELVQEVATAAWPRHLAVAEGAVIVAGEGADVLAVHPLTEAGAGEVSAEVAVPGPMCVLPL; from the coding sequence ATGACTGTGTCGAGAACTTTCTGTATCGGGACCAAGGGAACGGGGCCGGGCCAGGGCATCTGGCGCTATCAGCACCGGCTCGGCTCGCCCTGGGGCGATCGGTCCCCGGATCTCCTGGTGGAGGCGCCGGCGTCCCACTTCCTGGCGTTCCACCCGTCCGCCGAGCGCCTCTACGCCGTTGCTGAGGGGACGGACGGGTCCGTCGCGTCCTTCGACGTGAACGCGGACTGCATGCTCCGCCCCACGGCCACGGTCGCCACCGGCGGAGCGGCACCCTGCCACCTGCTGGTGCACCCGTTCGGGCAGTGGCTCTACGCCGCCAACTACGGCAATGGGGTGCTGACTGCGATACCGCTCGACGAGGCCGGGGACGTCACCGAGGACGTACTCACCTATCACCACTCCGGATCGGGTCCGCACCCGAAACGGCAGCAGGGTTCACATGCGCATTTCACCGCCATCAGCCAGGACGGTGCGTGGCTGATCGTGACCGACCTGGGTACCGACCAGCTGCGGGCCTATCCGCTCGATCAGGGTCGTCCGATCGATGACCCCGTGCTGACCGCACTGCCGCCCGGGTGTGGACCGCGACACCTCGTCGTCTCGCCCGGATTCCTCTACGTTGCCGGTGAACTCAGTGGCGAGATCGTCACCTTGGCCTGGGACGAGCAGCAGGGCCAAGGGCAGGTCGTCGACCGGTGCGCCGCGTCCACACGCGAGGGCGATCACTTCCTCTCTCACATCGAGAGACACCATGACCACCTTGTGGTGGGTGTGCGCGGCTCGAACACGCTCTCCACTCTGAGGATCCGCAGCGATGCAACGCCTGAGCTCGTCCAGGAAGTGGCCACTGCCGCCTGGCCGCGCCACCTTGCCGTGGCTGAGGGGGCGGTGATCGTGGCCGGTGAGGGCGCCGATGTGCTCGCCGTCCACCCGCTCACCGAGGCAGGGGCGGGTGAGGTCAGTGCGGAGGTGGCTGTGCCGGGCCCGATGTGTGTGCTGCCACTGTGA
- a CDS encoding CarD family transcriptional regulator encodes MTFTVGETVVYPHHGAALIEEISKRIIRGEEKLYLRLKVAQGDLTIEVPAENVDLVGVRDVVGKEGLEKVFEVLRAPYTEEPTNWSRRYKANVEKIASGDVIKVAEVVRDLSRRDADRGLSAGEKRMLARARQILVSELALAEHTEEEKAEAMLDEVLAS; translated from the coding sequence ATGACCTTCACAGTCGGCGAGACAGTCGTCTACCCGCACCACGGAGCGGCTCTCATCGAAGAGATCTCCAAGCGAATCATCCGGGGGGAGGAGAAGCTCTACCTGCGGCTCAAGGTTGCCCAGGGCGACCTGACGATCGAGGTCCCTGCGGAGAACGTCGATCTCGTCGGCGTCCGTGACGTCGTCGGCAAGGAAGGCCTGGAGAAGGTGTTCGAGGTGCTGCGCGCCCCCTACACCGAGGAACCGACCAACTGGTCCCGCCGCTACAAGGCGAACGTCGAGAAGATCGCGTCCGGTGACGTCATCAAGGTGGCCGAGGTCGTCCGCGACCTCTCCCGCCGTGATGCTGACCGGGGCCTGTCCGCCGGTGAGAAGCGGATGCTCGCTCGTGCTCGTCAGATCCTCGTCTCCGAGCTCGCTCTTGCCGAGCACACGGAGGAGGAGAAGGCCGAGGCCATGCTCGACGAGGTCCTCGCCTCCTGA
- a CDS encoding response regulator transcription factor, translated as MTRILLVEDEDSYREPLTYQLTREGFEVTAVANGTDALVEFDRTSIDLVLLDLMLPGFSGVEVCRELRQRSSVPVIMLTAKDGEIDKVVGLEIGADDYVTKPYSFRELLARIRAVLRRGGDGGSEVDEPAVLSVGRIRMDTDRHVVTVDGDEVALPLREFELLELFLRNPDRVLTRGQLIDRVWGADYVGDTKTLDVHVKRIRAKVEKDPVQPQVLVTVRGLGYKLVTEG; from the coding sequence GTGACCCGCATCCTGCTCGTCGAGGACGAGGACTCCTATCGTGAACCGCTCACCTATCAGCTCACCAGGGAAGGCTTCGAGGTGACGGCCGTGGCCAACGGCACGGACGCGCTGGTGGAGTTCGATCGCACGAGCATCGACCTCGTGCTGCTCGATCTCATGCTTCCGGGGTTCTCGGGCGTGGAGGTGTGCCGCGAGCTGCGTCAGCGCAGCAGCGTGCCGGTGATCATGCTCACCGCGAAGGACGGCGAGATCGACAAGGTGGTCGGGCTGGAGATCGGTGCGGACGACTACGTGACCAAGCCGTACTCGTTCCGTGAGCTGCTCGCACGGATCCGCGCCGTGCTCCGCCGCGGCGGTGACGGCGGCAGTGAGGTGGACGAGCCCGCCGTGCTCAGCGTGGGGCGAATCCGGATGGACACCGACCGGCACGTGGTGACCGTGGACGGGGACGAAGTGGCGCTCCCGCTGCGCGAGTTCGAGCTGCTGGAGCTGTTCCTGCGGAACCCGGACCGGGTGCTCACCCGCGGGCAGCTCATCGATCGCGTCTGGGGTGCCGACTATGTCGGCGACACCAAGACACTGGACGTCCACGTGAAGCGGATCCGGGCCAAGGTGGAGAAAGATCCGGTACAGCCACAGGTGCTGGTCACCGTGCGCGGGCTCGGCTACAAGCTCGTCACCGAGGGGTGA
- the lysS gene encoding lysine--tRNA ligase — translation MNTENSHQPSATPDVDVPEQVRVRLEKRARILAEGGQAYPVEVPVTHTVAQIRQAYDGTLEAGEETQDVVGVAGRVVYQRNTGKLCFATLQDGEGRTLQVMLSQREVGPDSLAAFKADVDLGDHLFAHGRVIVSRTGELSVFADSWQLAAKAIRPLPVLHKESSEENRVRRRHVDLIARPGARQMVRTRAAVMRSLRESFYRRDFLEIETPMLQTMHGGAAARPFVTHMNAFDIDLYLRIAPELFLKRAVVGGVERVFEINRNFRNEGADSSHSPEFAMLEAYEAYGDYNTMAALTRDLVVTAAEEALGTTVITLPDGTEYDLGAPWTDIQLYPSLSAACGEEITPETPLPTLLALAERVEISVDPKTVTHGKVVEELWEHFVGDDLYAPTFVRDFPMDTSPLTRSHRKEPGVVEKWDLYVRGFELATAYSELVDPVEQRERFEEQARLAARGDDEAMQLDEEFLQAMEHGMPPLGGMGMGIDRLLMAITGQGIRETITFPLVKPRS, via the coding sequence GTGAACACCGAGAACTCCCACCAGCCCTCCGCCACGCCGGACGTCGACGTCCCCGAGCAGGTCCGGGTGCGGCTGGAGAAGCGGGCGCGCATCCTGGCCGAGGGCGGGCAGGCGTACCCGGTCGAGGTGCCGGTGACGCACACCGTGGCCCAGATCCGCCAGGCCTACGACGGAACACTCGAGGCAGGTGAAGAGACGCAGGACGTCGTGGGTGTGGCTGGCCGCGTGGTCTACCAGCGCAACACAGGCAAGCTCTGCTTCGCCACGTTGCAGGATGGTGAGGGTCGCACCTTGCAGGTGATGCTCTCCCAGCGCGAGGTGGGCCCGGACTCGCTCGCCGCCTTCAAGGCCGACGTCGACCTCGGCGACCACCTGTTCGCCCATGGCCGGGTGATCGTCTCCCGAACCGGAGAACTGTCCGTCTTCGCCGACTCCTGGCAGTTGGCTGCGAAGGCCATCCGACCATTGCCGGTGCTGCACAAGGAGAGTTCGGAGGAGAACCGCGTCCGTCGTCGGCACGTGGACCTCATCGCTCGGCCAGGCGCGCGACAGATGGTGCGTACTCGTGCCGCCGTCATGCGATCCCTCCGGGAGTCCTTCTACCGGCGGGACTTCCTCGAGATCGAGACCCCGATGTTGCAGACGATGCACGGTGGCGCTGCAGCGCGCCCGTTCGTGACGCACATGAATGCGTTCGACATCGATCTCTATCTCCGGATTGCGCCGGAGCTGTTCCTCAAGCGTGCCGTGGTCGGCGGCGTCGAGCGGGTATTCGAGATCAATCGCAACTTCCGGAACGAGGGCGCAGATTCTTCGCACTCTCCGGAGTTCGCGATGCTCGAGGCGTACGAGGCCTACGGTGATTACAACACGATGGCTGCACTGACTCGGGACCTGGTCGTCACCGCCGCGGAAGAGGCTCTCGGGACGACGGTGATCACCCTTCCCGACGGCACTGAGTACGATCTCGGGGCGCCGTGGACCGATATCCAGCTCTACCCGTCACTTTCTGCCGCGTGCGGCGAAGAGATCACTCCCGAGACACCATTGCCCACGCTGCTCGCCCTGGCTGAGCGGGTGGAGATCTCCGTCGACCCGAAGACCGTCACGCACGGCAAGGTCGTTGAAGAGTTGTGGGAGCATTTCGTCGGAGATGATCTGTACGCTCCCACATTCGTGCGCGACTTCCCGATGGATACCTCACCACTGACCCGCTCGCACCGGAAGGAGCCCGGTGTGGTGGAGAAGTGGGACCTGTACGTGCGGGGATTTGAGCTGGCGACCGCATACTCGGAGTTGGTGGACCCGGTCGAGCAGCGGGAACGCTTCGAAGAGCAGGCCCGCCTCGCGGCGCGCGGGGATGATGAGGCCATGCAACTGGACGAGGAGTTCCTCCAGGCCATGGAGCACGGGATGCCGCCCCTGGGGGGTATGGGCATGGGAATCGATCGGCTCCTGATGGCGATCACCGGTCAGGGAATCCGGGAGACCATCACGTTCCCGTTGGTGAAGCCCCGCTCATGA
- a CDS encoding sensor histidine kinase gives MDQAWLIVGVGVLGLFVGTSAALAFRVSERSQRGVPPAEPERNGVDDDVAALLAALRSISVLLGPSGEILRAAPAAYSDGLVRNGVIAHAPLEELIEQVRASGRGRDRQMIIPRSQVPGSDRLAFDVRVAPLTGGRVLVLAEDRTAERRVEEVRRDFVANVSHELKTPVGAIALLAETAADAADDPDAVRHFSAGMQRESIRLSALVQEIIELSRLQAPEREVDFVEVALDGVVAEAVDRVRVEAEARDVTVVVGGEKELRVLGDHALLVTALRNLLDNALRYSPTGTRVSVGVREMEGIAEIAVVDQGVGLSSEDASRVFERFYRVDPARSRETGGTGLGLSIVKHVAANHGGEVRVWSTPGRGSTFTLRIPAAENAQDSTSSPIDRAPAPGAEGETP, from the coding sequence GTGGACCAGGCGTGGCTGATCGTGGGCGTCGGCGTCCTCGGCCTGTTTGTCGGGACGAGCGCCGCGTTGGCGTTTCGCGTGTCCGAACGCAGTCAGCGGGGCGTCCCTCCTGCTGAACCGGAGAGGAACGGTGTGGACGACGACGTCGCTGCGCTGCTGGCGGCGTTGCGGTCCATCTCGGTGTTGCTCGGGCCATCGGGGGAGATCCTGCGGGCTGCGCCGGCCGCCTACAGTGATGGCCTCGTGCGTAACGGCGTCATCGCGCATGCGCCCCTGGAGGAGCTGATCGAGCAGGTGCGTGCCTCGGGGCGGGGCCGGGACAGGCAGATGATCATCCCCCGTTCCCAGGTGCCCGGATCGGACCGCCTCGCTTTCGATGTGCGGGTGGCCCCGCTCACCGGAGGTCGAGTGCTCGTGCTTGCCGAGGATCGGACGGCGGAACGTCGGGTGGAGGAGGTGCGTCGCGATTTCGTGGCGAACGTCTCCCACGAGCTGAAGACGCCAGTGGGTGCCATCGCCCTGCTCGCCGAGACCGCCGCGGACGCTGCCGATGATCCCGATGCCGTCCGCCACTTCTCGGCGGGCATGCAGCGGGAGAGCATCCGCCTCTCCGCCTTGGTGCAGGAGATCATCGAGCTGTCCCGGCTGCAGGCACCGGAGCGTGAGGTCGATTTCGTCGAGGTAGCCCTCGACGGTGTGGTCGCCGAGGCCGTGGACCGGGTTCGGGTCGAGGCCGAGGCTCGCGACGTCACCGTCGTGGTCGGCGGAGAGAAAGAGCTCCGGGTGCTGGGAGACCACGCCTTGCTCGTCACCGCCCTGCGCAACCTGCTGGACAACGCGCTGCGTTACTCACCCACGGGAACCCGGGTGAGTGTGGGCGTGCGTGAGATGGAGGGGATTGCCGAGATCGCCGTGGTGGACCAGGGCGTGGGCCTCTCCTCGGAAGACGCATCGCGCGTCTTCGAACGGTTCTACCGCGTTGACCCAGCGCGCTCTCGGGAGACCGGGGGCACCGGCCTCGGGCTCTCGATCGTCAAGCATGTCGCCGCCAACCACGGTGGTGAGGTCCGGGTGTGGTCCACCCCGGGCCGAGGTTCCACGTTCACCTTGCGGATCCCCGCGGCAGAGAATGCCCAGGATTCCACCAGCAGCCCCATCGATCGTGCGCCCGCTCCGGGTGCGGAAGGAGAGACACCGTGA
- the ispD gene encoding 2-C-methyl-D-erythritol 4-phosphate cytidylyltransferase, which produces MPKALVPLAGRPLVAIAAERLAASGQVSEIVVTAPAGYLDEIHAAVLSGADLGPGVRVHVVAGGISRQASVAAGLASLTSTAQVVLVHDAARPLVSPTLVQRLVATVVAGHDAVIPAVPVIDTIKEVDDGDPPVAVRTVDRAALRAVQTPQAFRADVLRRAHEAGAARAADEATAVSDDAGLVEALGLPVHVIAGEQAAMKVTTLHDLAIAELYLREGA; this is translated from the coding sequence GTGCCCAAGGCCCTGGTGCCGTTGGCCGGACGGCCGCTGGTGGCCATCGCGGCCGAGCGGCTCGCGGCCAGCGGGCAGGTGTCCGAGATCGTGGTGACCGCACCGGCCGGGTATCTGGACGAGATCCACGCGGCGGTGCTGTCCGGCGCAGATCTTGGTCCTGGGGTGCGTGTGCACGTCGTGGCCGGTGGCATCTCCCGGCAGGCGTCCGTGGCCGCCGGGTTGGCGTCCCTGACCTCGACGGCGCAGGTGGTGCTGGTCCATGACGCTGCCCGTCCGCTCGTCTCGCCGACCTTGGTGCAGCGCCTGGTCGCCACGGTCGTCGCCGGTCATGATGCAGTGATCCCCGCCGTCCCGGTGATCGACACGATCAAAGAGGTCGACGACGGCGACCCGCCCGTGGCGGTCCGCACGGTGGATCGGGCGGCGCTGCGTGCGGTGCAGACACCGCAGGCCTTCCGGGCCGATGTGCTGCGCCGTGCGCACGAGGCCGGTGCCGCCCGTGCGGCGGACGAGGCCACCGCGGTGAGTGATGACGCCGGGTTGGTGGAGGCCCTCGGACTGCCGGTGCACGTCATCGCTGGGGAGCAAGCCGCGATGAAGGTGACGACCCTGCACGATCTGGCCATCGCCGAGCTG